One window of Flavobacterium ammonificans genomic DNA carries:
- a CDS encoding DUF3098 domain-containing protein: MKNNSENKQEFLFEKVNYKILLIGIAVIALGFILMSGGGSDDPNVFNEDVFSFRRIRLAPTTVLIGFGITIYAILKNPKKA; the protein is encoded by the coding sequence ATGAAAAACAATAGCGAAAACAAACAAGAATTTCTTTTTGAAAAAGTAAATTATAAAATCTTACTGATTGGTATTGCCGTAATTGCGTTGGGATTTATTCTAATGTCGGGCGGAGGAAGTGATGATCCAAATGTGTTTAACGAAGATGTGTTTAGTTTTAGACGCATTAGATTGGCTCCAACTACTGTTTTAATTGGTTTTGGAATTACCATTTATGCTATTTTGAAAAACCCAAAAAAAGCATAA
- a CDS encoding type II toxin-antitoxin system RelE/ParE family toxin: MEIGKKEVIRSKYYLLDVQDIFEYGEITFGENAALNFYEDLKLIVKNLETQYLLHPECRHLETKSKLYRNIILGAYLIIYRIKPSRIEVLRAFHGSRSPKSIKSVKKIKI; this comes from the coding sequence ATGGAGATCGGAAAAAAAGAAGTAATACGTTCCAAATATTACTTATTAGATGTACAAGATATTTTTGAATATGGAGAAATTACATTTGGCGAAAATGCAGCTTTAAATTTTTATGAAGATTTAAAATTAATCGTTAAAAATCTCGAAACTCAATACCTCCTTCATCCAGAGTGTCGACATTTAGAAACCAAATCTAAATTATATCGGAATATTATTTTAGGTGCTTATTTAATAATTTATAGAATTAAACCTAGCCGAATTGAAGTGCTTCGAGCTTTTCATGGTAGTCGTTCTCCGAAAAGTATTAAATCTGTAAAAAAGATTAAAATATAA
- the leuS gene encoding leucine--tRNA ligase, translated as MKYNPNEIEAKWQKYWAENQTFAAQNNSDKPKHYVLDMFPYPSGAGLHVGHPLGYIASDVYSRYKRHQGFNVLHPMGYDSFGLPAEQYAIQTGQRPEDTTSVNIDGGVDKEGNQIAGYRKQLDKIGFSFDWSREVRTSNPDYYKHTQWIFIQLFNSWYNKNSDKAEDISTLIAVFEKEGNANVNAVCDDNIAPFSASEWNAFSTEEQQKILLQYRLTYLAETEVNWCPGLGTVLANDEIVNGVSERGGFPVIRKKMTQWSMRISAYAERLLQGLETIDWTESIKESQRNWIGKSVGAMVSFNVIASEAKQSIEVFTTRPDTIFGVTFMTLAPEHELVSQITTPEQKQAVEEYIEKTAKRSERERMADVKTISGVFTGAYAEHPFTKEPIPVWIGDYVLAGYGTGAVMAVPCGDERDYAFANFFKGQNGMPAIKNIFNKDISEAAYGDKGGFELVDSDFLNGLGYKEGTKKVIEALEKIGHGKGKTNYRLRDAVFSRQRYWGEPFPVYYVNGLPQMIDAQHLPIILPEVANYLPTEDGLPPLGNATTWAWDTNQCSVVSNQSIDHKTVFPLELNTMPGWAGSSWYWMRYMDAHNENEFANQDALKYWESVDLYIGGSEHATGHLLYSRFWNKFLKDKGFAPTEEPFKKLINQGMILGMSAFVYRLDGTNTYVSKNQIKGQNVQPIHVDVNLINSSDELDIEAFKNWREDYANAKFITEENGKYIVGREIEKMSKSKYNVVTPDLICAEYGADTLRLYEMFLGPLEQAKPWNTAGISGVFGFLKKLCRLYFDDNGLIVTNNEPTKDNLKSLHKTIKKVAEDIESFSFNTSVSQFMICVNELSTQNCHERAILEPLAILISPYAPHIAEELWSLLGHSDSIATVAFPKFEAVHLVESNKEYPVSFNGKMRFTIELPLDLTKEQIEEIIMKDERTLRQLDGRTPNKVIIVPGKIINLVG; from the coding sequence ATGAAATACAATCCGAACGAAATTGAAGCGAAATGGCAAAAGTATTGGGCAGAAAATCAAACTTTTGCAGCGCAAAATAATTCTGATAAACCCAAACATTATGTGTTAGATATGTTTCCTTATCCATCAGGAGCAGGCTTGCACGTAGGACATCCTTTAGGGTATATTGCTTCGGATGTGTATTCAAGATACAAAAGACACCAAGGATTTAATGTGTTGCACCCAATGGGGTATGACAGTTTTGGATTGCCAGCAGAGCAATATGCTATTCAAACGGGACAACGTCCAGAAGATACTACTTCAGTAAATATTGATGGTGGTGTTGACAAAGAAGGAAATCAAATTGCGGGCTACAGAAAACAGTTGGACAAAATTGGATTTTCGTTTGATTGGAGTCGCGAAGTGCGTACGTCTAATCCCGATTATTACAAACACACTCAATGGATTTTTATTCAATTATTTAATTCTTGGTACAATAAAAATTCAGACAAAGCAGAAGATATTTCGACTTTAATAGCTGTATTCGAAAAAGAAGGGAATGCAAACGTCAATGCGGTATGTGATGATAACATTGCTCCATTTTCAGCTTCAGAATGGAATGCATTTTCAACAGAGGAACAACAAAAAATACTCTTGCAATACCGTTTAACCTACTTGGCAGAAACTGAAGTAAATTGGTGTCCAGGATTAGGAACCGTTTTGGCGAATGACGAAATAGTAAATGGCGTTTCTGAACGCGGTGGATTTCCGGTGATTCGTAAAAAAATGACCCAATGGAGTATGCGAATTTCAGCTTATGCTGAACGTTTATTGCAGGGTTTAGAAACCATTGATTGGACAGAAAGTATCAAAGAGAGTCAACGCAACTGGATTGGAAAATCGGTTGGGGCTATGGTCTCTTTTAACGTCATTGCGAGCGAAGCGAAGCAATCTATAGAGGTCTTTACTACTCGTCCTGATACGATTTTTGGTGTAACATTTATGACTTTGGCACCAGAGCATGAATTGGTTTCGCAAATTACCACTCCAGAGCAAAAACAAGCAGTTGAAGAATATATTGAAAAAACAGCCAAACGTTCCGAGCGTGAGAGAATGGCTGATGTGAAAACCATTTCAGGTGTTTTTACCGGAGCTTATGCTGAACATCCTTTTACAAAAGAGCCGATTCCAGTTTGGATTGGCGATTATGTATTGGCAGGATATGGAACAGGAGCAGTAATGGCAGTGCCTTGTGGAGACGAAAGAGATTATGCTTTTGCTAATTTCTTCAAAGGTCAAAACGGAATGCCAGCAATTAAAAATATTTTTAACAAAGACATATCAGAAGCGGCTTATGGAGACAAAGGCGGCTTTGAATTAGTAGATTCCGACTTTTTAAACGGTTTAGGATACAAAGAAGGAACGAAAAAAGTAATTGAAGCCTTAGAAAAAATTGGACATGGAAAAGGAAAAACAAATTACCGTTTGCGTGATGCTGTTTTTTCTCGTCAGCGTTATTGGGGAGAACCATTTCCAGTGTATTATGTCAATGGATTACCTCAGATGATTGACGCACAACATTTGCCTATTATTTTACCTGAAGTGGCTAATTATTTACCTACGGAAGATGGTTTACCACCTTTAGGGAATGCAACTACTTGGGCGTGGGACACTAATCAGTGTTCAGTAGTTAGTAATCAGTCGATAGACCATAAGACAGTTTTCCCTCTTGAGTTAAACACCATGCCGGGTTGGGCCGGAAGTTCATGGTATTGGATGCGTTATATGGATGCACACAACGAAAACGAATTTGCTAATCAAGATGCTTTGAAGTATTGGGAAAGTGTGGATTTGTACATTGGCGGAAGCGAACATGCAACAGGACATCTATTATATTCTCGTTTTTGGAACAAATTTTTAAAAGACAAAGGGTTTGCACCAACAGAAGAACCGTTCAAAAAACTGATTAATCAAGGGATGATTTTGGGGATGAGTGCTTTTGTATATCGTTTGGACGGAACGAATACCTATGTTTCGAAAAATCAGATTAAAGGTCAAAATGTACAACCCATTCACGTGGATGTTAATTTGATTAACAGCTCTGATGAGTTGGATATTGAAGCGTTCAAAAATTGGAGAGAGGATTATGCAAATGCTAAATTTATAACAGAAGAAAATGGGAAATACATTGTAGGTCGTGAGATTGAAAAAATGTCTAAATCCAAATACAATGTCGTTACGCCTGATTTGATTTGTGCCGAATATGGTGCTGATACTTTGCGTTTGTACGAAATGTTTTTAGGACCATTAGAACAAGCGAAGCCATGGAATACTGCTGGAATTTCAGGAGTGTTTGGTTTCTTGAAAAAACTATGTCGTTTGTATTTTGACGATAATGGTTTGATAGTAACGAATAATGAGCCAACAAAAGACAATTTAAAATCCTTGCACAAGACAATTAAAAAAGTAGCCGAGGATATTGAAAGTTTTTCATTCAATACTTCAGTTTCTCAGTTTATGATTTGCGTAAACGAATTGTCTACACAAAATTGCCATGAAAGAGCGATTTTAGAACCATTAGCGATTTTAATTTCGCCTTATGCACCACATATTGCTGAAGAATTATGGTCGTTATTAGGTCATTCAGATTCGATTGCAACGGTAGCTTTTCCAAAATTTGAAGCAGTTCATTTGGTTGAGAGTAACAAAGAATATCCAGTTTCTTTCAACGGAAAAATGCGTTTCACAATTGAATTGCCTTTGGATTTAACCAAGGAACAAATAGAAGAAATTATAATGAAAGACGAACGCACCTTGCGTCAGTTGGATGGAAGAACGCCAAATAAAGTAATTATTGTACCTGGAAAAATTATAAATTTAGTTGGGTAG
- a CDS encoding polyprenol monophosphomannose synthase produces MNDSLVIIPTYNEIENIESIIRTVLTLHKPFHVLIIDDNSPDHTADKVIALQSEFSGKLFLEKRAKKSGLGTAYVHGFKWALANKYDYIFEMDADFSHNPTDLEKLYQACHLGDADLAIGSRYVTGVNVVNWPLSRVLLSYFASVYVRFITGMKIHDATAGFVCYKRQVLESIHLDQIKFVGYAFQIEMKYRTFCKKFKISEVPIIFTDRTKGQSKMSNSIIVEAVFGVIALRLKRLVNTL; encoded by the coding sequence ATGAATGATTCCCTAGTTATAATCCCTACCTATAACGAAATCGAGAATATTGAAAGCATCATTAGAACGGTGCTCACGCTACATAAGCCTTTTCATGTTCTGATTATCGATGATAATTCGCCAGATCATACTGCGGATAAAGTCATTGCTTTACAGTCAGAGTTTTCAGGGAAGTTATTTCTAGAAAAAAGAGCTAAAAAATCGGGATTAGGTACAGCCTATGTTCATGGTTTTAAATGGGCTTTAGCCAATAAATACGACTATATATTTGAGATGGATGCTGATTTTTCTCATAATCCAACCGATTTAGAAAAATTATACCAAGCGTGTCACCTTGGAGATGCTGATTTAGCTATAGGTTCTCGCTATGTTACAGGAGTAAATGTGGTGAATTGGCCTTTAAGCCGTGTATTATTGTCTTATTTTGCTTCTGTATATGTTCGTTTTATAACCGGAATGAAAATTCACGATGCTACAGCAGGTTTTGTTTGTTACAAAAGACAGGTTTTAGAAAGTATTCATTTGGACCAAATCAAATTTGTAGGCTACGCATTCCAAATTGAAATGAAATACCGCACGTTTTGTAAAAAATTTAAAATTTCTGAAGTTCCAATTATATTTACAGATCGAACTAAAGGGCAATCAAAAATGAGCAATTCTATTATAGTAGAAGCCGTTTTTGGAGTTATTGCGCTTCGATTAAAAAGATTAGTCAACACATTATAA
- a CDS encoding uroporphyrinogen-III synthase, whose protein sequence is MKVKTILVSQPEPKVENSPYFELQQKHKVKIDFRPFIHVEGVNAKEIRLQKIDLNNYSAIILTSKNAVDHFFRVAEEMRYKVPEGLKYFCQSEAIAFYLQKYVVYRKRKIYVGPKDFADLSPLIKKYKDEKFLLPASDQLNADIPVTLDGLKVDWTPATFYKTVMSDLSDLADVYYDVLAFFSPTGIKSLFKNFPDFKQNDTRIAVFGSTTQKEALDHGLRIDIMAPTPGTPSMTMALEKYVAEANKGK, encoded by the coding sequence ATGAAAGTGAAAACAATTTTGGTGTCGCAACCAGAGCCTAAAGTGGAGAATTCTCCTTACTTTGAGCTGCAACAAAAGCATAAAGTAAAAATTGATTTCAGACCTTTTATTCATGTAGAAGGAGTTAATGCAAAAGAAATTAGACTGCAAAAAATTGACTTGAATAATTACAGTGCGATTATTTTGACAAGTAAAAATGCAGTAGATCACTTTTTTAGAGTGGCTGAAGAAATGCGTTATAAAGTTCCTGAAGGATTAAAATATTTTTGTCAGTCAGAAGCCATTGCGTTTTACCTACAAAAATATGTAGTCTACAGAAAACGTAAAATCTACGTAGGACCAAAAGATTTTGCCGATTTATCTCCGCTAATCAAAAAATACAAAGACGAAAAATTCTTATTGCCTGCTTCAGACCAATTGAATGCTGATATTCCGGTTACTTTAGACGGTTTAAAAGTAGATTGGACTCCAGCTACTTTTTATAAGACGGTAATGAGTGACTTATCTGATTTGGCTGACGTTTATTATGATGTTTTAGCATTCTTTAGCCCAACAGGTATAAAATCATTATTCAAGAATTTTCCTGATTTCAAACAAAATGACACCCGTATTGCTGTTTTTGGAAGTACAACTCAAAAAGAAGCATTAGATCACGGACTGCGAATTGACATTATGGCTCCAACTCCTGGAACACCTTCCATGACAATGGCTCTAGAAAAATATGTCGCTGAAGCAAATAAAGGAAAATAA
- a CDS encoding DUF4271 domain-containing protein gives MNEYVLHPRLTDNSDWVTLLFLICFATIAITKSVFENRFSDFANLLFSDKYIKIHRESSNLKNGFTIALFFVQIISFTFFIQLSLYIFGFGDKNDWMQYIQIANFLLFFILSKVLVEKIIATSFHIEEFVEQFNHQKVTYRTYIGLILLPINMLFFYYENTSTVLPTVIIGIVIAANLATYVVSIKNYQNLIFSKLFYFILYLCALEIAPYYFIYYWFTKGVA, from the coding sequence ATGAATGAATATGTACTTCATCCCCGATTAACTGACAACTCTGACTGGGTCACACTCTTGTTTTTGATTTGTTTTGCAACTATCGCTATCACAAAATCTGTTTTTGAAAATCGATTTAGCGATTTTGCCAACTTACTTTTTTCAGACAAATACATTAAAATACATCGAGAAAGTAGCAACTTAAAAAATGGTTTCACTATAGCCTTGTTTTTTGTTCAAATAATTTCATTTACATTTTTCATTCAGCTTTCACTTTACATTTTTGGTTTTGGAGACAAAAACGATTGGATGCAATACATTCAGATTGCTAATTTTTTACTTTTCTTCATTTTATCAAAAGTGTTAGTCGAAAAAATAATAGCCACCTCTTTCCATATTGAAGAATTTGTAGAACAATTCAATCATCAAAAGGTAACCTACCGCACTTATATTGGCCTTATTTTATTGCCAATTAATATGTTATTTTTCTATTACGAAAATACTTCTACAGTGTTACCTACTGTAATTATTGGCATCGTAATAGCTGCAAACCTAGCAACTTACGTGGTTTCTATTAAAAACTATCAAAATTTAATATTCAGCAAGTTGTTTTATTTTATTTTGTATCTTTGCGCTCTTGAAATAGCTCCTTACTATTTCATTTATTATTGGTTTACAAAAGGAGTCGCATAG
- a CDS encoding Lrp/AsnC family transcriptional regulator: MKINSLQVEIDGIDKEILRDLMEDARKPILQIANKIGISGAAIHQRLRKLEQSGVISGSKFVVSQKILGYNTMAFVGIYLDKAARNSEAVRDLKKIPEVLECHYTTGNWSILIKIICSDNEHLMHLLNTKIQAIEGVSRTETFISLDQQIDRQIQL, from the coding sequence ATGAAAATCAATTCACTTCAAGTAGAAATAGACGGAATCGACAAAGAAATTTTGCGCGATTTAATGGAAGATGCTCGAAAACCCATTCTCCAAATTGCCAATAAAATAGGAATTTCAGGCGCTGCCATTCACCAACGTTTGCGAAAACTAGAACAATCTGGGGTGATTTCAGGATCTAAATTCGTTGTCAGCCAAAAAATTTTAGGATACAATACTATGGCTTTTGTTGGAATCTATTTAGACAAAGCCGCTCGAAATTCAGAGGCCGTTCGCGACTTAAAGAAAATTCCTGAAGTTTTGGAATGTCACTATACCACTGGAAACTGGTCGATTTTAATTAAAATCATCTGTTCGGATAACGAACATTTGATGCATTTATTAAATACCAAAATTCAGGCAATTGAAGGCGTTTCCAGAACAGAAACCTTTATTTCTTTGGACCAACAAATCGACAGGCAAATCCAGTTGTAG
- the truB gene encoding tRNA pseudouridine(55) synthase TruB, whose product MKTAEEVLNGQVILVDKPLTWSSFQAVNKLKYILKRRFDLPKKFKIGHAGTLDPLASGLLIICTGKFTKKITEIQAQAKEYTGTFFIGATTPSYDLETEIDQTYPSSHIDEILIHKTVEQFLGEIDQKPPVFSAIKKEGVRLYEHARAGVEVEIASRKTTIYEFEITRIALPEIDFRVVCSKGTYIRSLAFDFGKAMQSGSHLTALRRTKIGNYDVQNALTPEEFEKKYELKSTE is encoded by the coding sequence TTGAAAACAGCTGAAGAAGTACTAAACGGTCAAGTTATACTAGTTGACAAACCTTTAACTTGGTCTTCTTTTCAGGCGGTAAACAAATTGAAATACATTTTAAAGCGACGTTTTGATTTACCCAAAAAATTCAAAATTGGACATGCCGGAACCTTAGATCCTTTGGCTTCGGGTTTATTGATTATTTGCACAGGAAAATTCACCAAAAAAATCACTGAAATCCAGGCACAAGCTAAAGAATATACGGGTACTTTTTTCATAGGAGCCACAACGCCTTCCTATGATTTAGAAACCGAAATTGATCAAACCTACCCTAGTTCTCATATTGATGAAATTCTTATTCATAAAACGGTAGAACAATTTTTAGGCGAAATTGACCAAAAACCACCTGTTTTTTCAGCAATTAAAAAAGAGGGGGTTCGCCTCTACGAACATGCAAGAGCGGGTGTTGAAGTAGAAATTGCTTCGAGAAAAACGACGATTTACGAATTTGAAATTACCCGAATTGCATTACCTGAAATTGATTTTAGAGTCGTTTGCAGCAAAGGAACTTATATCCGTTCGCTAGCCTTTGATTTTGGAAAAGCAATGCAATCTGGATCGCATTTAACGGCTTTACGAAGAACAAAAATTGGCAACTACGATGTCCAAAATGCATTAACCCCTGAGGAGTTTGAGAAAAAATATGAGTTAAAATCCACTGAATAA
- a CDS encoding dihydroorotase, protein MNRVLIKNAKIVNEGRIFEGDVLIEDDLIVEIAETISAKSADCKIVDAEGNYLMPGAIDDQVHFREPGLTHKGDIESESRAAVAGGITSFIEQPNTVPNAVTQEILEEKYEIAAQNSFANYSFMMGATNDNLEEVLKTNPKNVAGIKIFLGSSTGNMLVDNEAVLEKIFSSTPMLIAVHCEDETTIKNNLAQYKEEYGDEVPVTVHHLIRSTEACYLSSSKAIALAKKTGARLHIFHLSTAKEMDLFTNKIPLEDKKITAEVCVHHLWFTNDDYATKGNFIKWNPGVKTAKDKEALWKALLDDRIDVIATDHAPHTLEEKQQSYLNAPSGGPLVQHAVVALFEAFHQGKISVEKIVEKMCHNPAKIFKIEKRGFIKEGYYADLVIVNAGLPWSVKKENILAKCGWSPFEGYTFKSRITHTFVNGQLVYNAFKVKDIRAGKRLLFNR, encoded by the coding sequence ATGAATAGGGTTTTAATTAAGAATGCCAAAATAGTAAACGAGGGAAGGATTTTTGAAGGCGATGTTTTAATAGAGGACGACTTAATTGTTGAAATCGCTGAAACAATTAGTGCTAAATCTGCTGATTGTAAAATTGTGGATGCCGAAGGGAACTATTTAATGCCTGGTGCAATTGATGATCAAGTACATTTTAGAGAGCCTGGATTAACTCATAAAGGAGATATAGAATCCGAATCTAGAGCTGCAGTTGCAGGAGGAATCACCTCATTTATTGAACAACCTAACACGGTGCCTAATGCTGTCACTCAAGAAATTCTTGAGGAAAAATATGAAATAGCTGCTCAAAATTCATTTGCGAATTATTCGTTTATGATGGGAGCAACAAACGATAATTTGGAGGAGGTATTAAAAACTAATCCAAAAAATGTAGCTGGAATTAAAATCTTTTTAGGTTCATCTACTGGGAATATGCTAGTAGATAATGAAGCTGTTTTAGAAAAAATATTCTCAAGTACACCCATGTTGATAGCAGTTCATTGTGAAGACGAAACAACTATAAAAAATAATTTGGCACAATACAAAGAAGAATATGGTGATGAGGTTCCGGTAACGGTTCATCATCTAATTCGAAGTACTGAAGCCTGTTATCTTTCGTCTTCAAAAGCAATTGCTTTAGCAAAAAAAACGGGAGCGAGATTGCACATATTTCATTTGTCAACGGCAAAAGAAATGGATTTGTTTACCAATAAAATTCCATTGGAAGACAAAAAGATTACTGCTGAGGTTTGTGTACATCATTTGTGGTTTACCAATGACGATTATGCTACCAAGGGTAATTTCATCAAATGGAATCCTGGGGTGAAAACGGCTAAAGATAAAGAAGCACTTTGGAAAGCGCTGTTAGATGACCGAATAGATGTTATTGCAACAGATCATGCGCCACATACGTTAGAAGAAAAACAACAATCGTATTTAAATGCTCCTTCTGGTGGGCCTTTAGTTCAACATGCAGTAGTTGCATTGTTTGAAGCCTTCCATCAAGGTAAAATAAGTGTAGAAAAGATTGTCGAGAAAATGTGTCACAATCCTGCTAAAATCTTCAAGATAGAAAAGCGCGGTTTTATAAAAGAAGGTTATTATGCCGATTTAGTAATTGTGAATGCTGGTTTGCCTTGGAGTGTAAAAAAAGAAAATATTTTGGCTAAATGTGGGTGGTCTCCTTTTGAAGGCTATACTTTTAAATCAAGAATTACGCATACATTTGTAAACGGACAATTGGTTTACAATGCTTTTAAAGTAAAAGACATTCGTGCTGGAAAGCGTTTGTTATTCAATAGATAA
- a CDS encoding cell division protein FtsX, whose product MSSSYDKFQKRRLISSYFSVVLSVFLVLFLLGMLGLFIINSKKLADDFRENIAMTVFFKNEANDTIIKSFNAELKRAPFAKTFEYVSKDAAAKQHTDIIGEDFVTFLGENPLQNSFDIHLKADYVYKDSIAKVESQLRKNPMISDIVYDKQLVNLVNDNIKKVSMWILIISGFFTVIAVLLINSSLRLSIHSNRFIIKTMQMVGATKAFIRKPFVLRSVRLGMIGAGLAVLALIGVLIYLESNFPNLGLLDDQLLIALVLVAVFAIGVLITWLSTYFATQRFLNLRTDDLY is encoded by the coding sequence ATGAGTTCTTCTTACGATAAATTTCAAAAACGCCGTTTAATTTCCTCTTATTTTTCAGTAGTGTTAAGTGTATTCTTAGTACTTTTTTTATTAGGAATGTTAGGGCTTTTCATTATCAATTCTAAAAAATTAGCCGACGATTTTAGAGAAAATATTGCAATGACTGTATTTTTCAAAAATGAAGCAAATGATACTATTATCAAATCCTTTAATGCCGAACTAAAAAGAGCGCCATTTGCAAAAACCTTCGAATACGTTTCAAAAGATGCTGCTGCTAAACAACATACCGATATTATTGGAGAAGATTTTGTGACTTTTCTTGGTGAAAATCCATTGCAAAACTCCTTTGACATTCACTTAAAAGCCGACTATGTGTACAAAGACAGTATTGCAAAAGTGGAAAGTCAGTTGCGAAAAAACCCAATGATTTCAGATATTGTTTACGACAAACAATTAGTCAATTTAGTTAATGACAATATCAAGAAAGTCAGCATGTGGATTCTAATCATCAGCGGATTTTTTACAGTAATTGCTGTCTTATTAATCAATAGTTCATTAAGATTGTCTATTCATTCCAATCGTTTTATCATCAAAACCATGCAAATGGTGGGCGCTACCAAAGCGTTTATTAGAAAACCATTTGTATTGCGAAGTGTTCGTTTAGGAATGATTGGAGCTGGATTGGCTGTTTTGGCTTTAATTGGAGTTTTAATTTATTTGGAAAGCAACTTCCCTAACCTAGGACTTCTTGACGACCAATTGCTTATTGCTCTAGTTTTGGTTGCTGTATTTGCAATTGGGGTTTTAATCACTTGGTTGAGTACCTATTTTGCAACACAACGCTTCTTGAATTTACGAACAGACGATTTGTACTAA
- a CDS encoding undecaprenyl-diphosphate phosphatase, with translation MNTLQAILIAIIEGLTEYLPVSSTAHMVFMSSYFGIQEDDFVKLFQVSIQFGAILAVVALYWRKFFDFSKFNFFIKLAFAVLPALVLGKLFDDAIEAVLGNPIPIAIVLIIGGIVLLFIDSKFQNPTVLQEEDITIKKAVTIGFWQCLAMMPGTSRSAASIIGGMQQGLSRHAAAEFSFFLAVPTMLAVTCYSVFLKTYEASQMKGYELILKSDNHIQLFLIGNIVAFVVAILAIKFFIEIIKQYGFKPWGWYRIVVGTFLLFYFSFIK, from the coding sequence ATGAATACATTACAAGCTATTTTAATTGCTATAATTGAAGGTTTAACAGAATACCTGCCGGTTTCATCCACCGCTCACATGGTTTTTATGAGTTCCTATTTTGGAATCCAAGAAGATGATTTTGTGAAACTTTTTCAGGTTTCTATTCAGTTTGGTGCTATTTTGGCTGTTGTTGCATTGTATTGGAGAAAATTCTTTGACTTTTCTAAATTCAACTTTTTTATCAAATTAGCCTTTGCAGTTTTACCGGCTTTAGTATTAGGAAAATTATTTGACGATGCTATTGAAGCTGTTTTAGGAAACCCGATTCCAATTGCCATTGTATTAATTATTGGAGGTATCGTATTACTTTTTATCGATTCCAAATTTCAGAACCCAACTGTTTTGCAAGAAGAAGATATTACAATTAAAAAAGCGGTTACCATTGGTTTTTGGCAATGTTTAGCCATGATGCCAGGCACCAGCCGTTCTGCCGCTTCCATTATTGGCGGAATGCAACAAGGTTTAAGTCGTCATGCGGCAGCAGAATTCTCTTTCTTTCTTGCAGTTCCAACAATGCTTGCGGTAACTTGCTATTCGGTTTTTTTAAAAACATACGAAGCTTCTCAAATGAAAGGCTATGAATTAATTTTAAAATCGGACAACCACATTCAATTGTTTCTAATTGGTAATATTGTGGCTTTTGTTGTCGCAATTTTAGCTATCAAATTCTTTATAGAAATTATCAAACAATACGGATTCAAACCTTGGGGTTGGTACCGAATTGTAGTTGGAACTTTCTTATTGTTTTATTTTTCATTTATAAAATAG
- a CDS encoding thioredoxin family protein, with protein sequence MKTYIAKALFNSYSYLEYRKLTADLLKEGKSTATVQTEEMTHYSELNESRMRRLDKTIKISDATIVKLNNLNHHYIWLVLTESWCGDAAQILPILNKMAVASNGKIDMKLVLRDEHEELMNHFLTNKGKAIPKLICIDKATGSVVADWGPRPQGAVNLIKEYKEQFGTIDETAKADLQLWYLHDKGISTQNEIMELI encoded by the coding sequence ATGAAAACATATATTGCCAAAGCTTTATTTAATAGCTATTCGTATTTAGAATACAGAAAATTAACGGCCGATTTATTGAAAGAAGGAAAATCTACAGCAACAGTACAAACAGAAGAAATGACTCATTATAGCGAATTGAATGAGTCTAGAATGCGCCGATTGGATAAGACCATTAAAATTTCCGATGCGACTATAGTTAAATTAAACAATTTAAACCATCATTACATTTGGCTTGTGCTTACTGAGAGTTGGTGTGGAGATGCAGCTCAGATTCTGCCAATTTTGAATAAAATGGCTGTAGCGTCTAATGGAAAAATCGACATGAAATTAGTGCTGCGTGATGAGCATGAAGAATTAATGAATCATTTTTTAACCAATAAAGGCAAAGCTATTCCAAAACTAATTTGTATTGATAAAGCAACAGGGTCAGTAGTTGCAGATTGGGGGCCAAGACCTCAAGGAGCCGTTAATTTGATTAAAGAGTACAAAGAACAATTTGGAACTATTGATGAAACCGCTAAAGCCGATTTGCAATTGTGGTATTTACACGATAAAGGGATAAGTACCCAGAATGAAATTATGGAATTAATATGA